A region from the Paenibacillus humicola genome encodes:
- a CDS encoding 4-hydroxy-3-methylbut-2-enyl diphosphate reductase — MEIVKISPRGYCYGVVDAMVLALQTARNLELPRPIYILGMIVHNSHVTKAFEQEGVITLDGENRLDILEQVDRGTVIFTAHGVSPEVRRRAREKGLTVVDATCPDVTKTHELIREKTGEGYEIVYIGKKGHPEPEGAIGIAPEHVHLIEKEEEVDRLTLDTPRIIITNQTTMSQWDIKHIMNKLLAKFPTAEIHNEICLATQVRQEAVAEQAGQAELCIVVGDPRSNNSNRLAQVAEEIAGVKAYRVADVTEIKREWLAGKRRVAITSGASTPTPITKEVIAYLERYDDNDPETWEVRRTVNRNKLLPAVRAKTSI; from the coding sequence ATGGAAATTGTCAAAATATCGCCCCGCGGCTACTGCTACGGGGTTGTCGATGCTATGGTGCTTGCTCTGCAGACGGCACGCAATCTCGAGCTTCCGCGGCCGATCTATATACTCGGCATGATTGTGCATAACAGCCATGTCACGAAGGCGTTCGAGCAGGAGGGCGTCATCACGCTGGACGGCGAGAACCGGCTCGATATTTTGGAGCAGGTGGACCGGGGCACGGTTATTTTCACCGCCCACGGCGTTTCGCCGGAAGTGCGAAGACGCGCGAGGGAGAAAGGACTCACGGTCGTCGACGCCACCTGTCCCGACGTTACCAAAACGCATGAGCTCATCCGCGAGAAGACGGGCGAGGGGTACGAGATCGTTTATATCGGAAAGAAGGGGCATCCCGAGCCGGAAGGGGCGATCGGGATCGCGCCGGAGCATGTCCACCTGATCGAGAAGGAAGAGGAAGTCGACCGGCTGACGCTGGACACGCCGCGGATCATCATTACGAATCAAACGACCATGTCGCAATGGGATATCAAGCATATTATGAATAAACTGCTGGCAAAATTCCCGACGGCCGAAATTCATAACGAAATTTGCCTGGCGACGCAGGTGCGCCAGGAGGCGGTAGCGGAGCAGGCTGGACAGGCCGAGCTTTGCATCGTCGTGGGAGACCCGCGCAGCAACAACTCGAACCGTCTGGCACAGGTTGCCGAGGAGATCGCCGGCGTTAAGGCGTACCGGGTGGCGGACGTAACGGAAATCAAACGCGAGTGGCTGGCCGGCAAGCGGCGGGTCGCGATAACTTCCGGCGCTTCCACGCCGACGCCGATTACAAAAGAGGTCATCGCGTATTTGGAGCGGTACGACGACAACGATCCCGAAACGTGGGAGGTTCGCCGAACCGTCAACAGGAACAAGCTGCTTCCGGCCGTTCGCGCGAAGACGTCCATATGA
- a CDS encoding sensor histidine kinase: MSIRLRLTLWYSVVLAATLIAFGMAVYFIIHYNSYNDLKTRTRAQAIELNNNLTVVMNLNNSLDLFVDPQANIDNEQYIQIVNYSNNKVKTTSNLGDLQFPYPSYEDLKSNLFSERFVHTKVGIYPFLIDEQPILVQNQLVGFLQVAAYSGREDKLLSDLRTILVFSSMIAVLIAFTIGLFLARQALRPIENIILASNQIQNGADLSVRISREGPNDEMGMLADTLNNMLGRLETTYNGLDEAYKAQRRFVSDASHELRTPLTTIRGNIELLERMWLPELESSAPGPAGEEAGSVSPALREKAQRSALTREALQDIAAEAKRMSSLVNDLLALARADAGYVMEKQVQPLLPIVEDVARRAQLLPRSAEWRIGDLKPLEGANVNAHGDFLRQLFFIFVENAFKYTPSGYVELRSLRAADQVGVVVEDSGIGMDSDEIPHIFERFYRADVSRGKTSGTGLGLSIAKWIIDEHGGSVEVSTRAGEGTTFTVWLPLAFPGQSNQV; this comes from the coding sequence ATGTCGATCCGGCTGCGCCTCACGCTCTGGTATTCCGTCGTGCTCGCGGCGACGCTGATCGCTTTCGGAATGGCCGTTTATTTTATTATTCATTATAACTCGTACAACGATTTGAAAACGCGCACCCGGGCCCAGGCGATCGAGCTGAACAACAATCTTACGGTCGTCATGAATTTAAACAATTCGCTGGACCTGTTTGTCGATCCTCAAGCGAATATCGACAACGAGCAGTATATTCAGATCGTCAATTATTCCAACAACAAAGTGAAAACTACGTCCAATTTGGGGGATCTTCAGTTTCCTTATCCGTCCTATGAGGATTTAAAGTCGAATCTTTTCTCGGAAAGATTTGTGCATACAAAGGTTGGCATTTATCCGTTTTTGATCGATGAACAGCCGATCCTGGTGCAAAATCAGCTGGTCGGATTTCTGCAGGTGGCCGCTTACTCCGGCCGGGAGGACAAACTGCTCTCCGACCTGCGCACGATCCTGGTCTTTTCGTCGATGATCGCCGTCCTGATCGCGTTCACGATCGGCCTCTTCCTGGCACGCCAGGCGCTGCGGCCGATCGAAAATATTATCCTGGCGTCCAATCAGATCCAGAACGGGGCCGACTTGAGCGTGCGCATTTCCCGGGAAGGGCCGAACGACGAGATGGGGATGCTCGCCGATACGCTGAACAATATGCTCGGCCGTCTGGAAACGACCTATAACGGCCTTGACGAAGCGTATAAGGCGCAGCGGCGCTTCGTCTCCGACGCCTCGCACGAGCTGCGCACGCCGCTGACGACGATTCGCGGCAACATCGAGCTGCTGGAGCGGATGTGGCTGCCCGAGCTCGAATCCTCTGCGCCCGGACCGGCGGGAGAGGAGGCGGGCAGCGTATCTCCGGCGCTGCGCGAAAAGGCGCAGCGAAGCGCTCTGACGCGCGAAGCGCTGCAGGACATTGCCGCCGAGGCGAAGCGCATGTCGAGCCTCGTCAACGATTTGCTGGCGCTGGCCCGCGCCGATGCCGGCTACGTGATGGAGAAGCAGGTGCAGCCGCTGCTGCCGATCGTCGAAGACGTCGCCCGCCGCGCCCAGCTGCTGCCGCGCAGCGCCGAATGGCGGATCGGCGACCTGAAGCCGCTCGAAGGCGCCAATGTGAACGCGCACGGAGACTTTCTGCGCCAGCTTTTTTTCATTTTCGTGGAAAATGCGTTCAAATATACGCCGAGCGGTTATGTCGAACTGCGCTCGCTCCGTGCGGCCGATCAGGTCGGCGTCGTCGTCGAGGATTCGGGGATCGGCATGGACAGCGACGAAATTCCGCACATTTTCGAACGGTTTTACCGGGCGGACGTTTCCCGCGGCAAAACGAGCGGAACCGGCCTTGGGCTATCGATTGCGAAATGGATTATCGACGAGCACGGAGGCTCGGTGGAAGTATCGACACGAGCGGGCGAAGGAACGACATTTACCGTATGGCTGCCGCTCGCTTTCCCTGGCCAGTCGAATCAGGTATAA
- a CDS encoding response regulator transcription factor yields the protein MRPHILVVDDDEKITSLLRRSLTFEGYVVETANNGLEGLKLMLTCDPDLLVLDVMMPHVDGWEVCRRVREGGSGVPILMLTAKDDVQDRVKGLDLGADDYLVKPFALEELLARVRALLRRKSDKLEEQTSRLQFEDLTLDLDSREAIRSGRRIDLTAKEFDLLLLFMQNPRRVLTRDSIMDKIWGYDYSGESNVLEVYIAMLRQKTEEGGTKRLIQTVRGTGYVLRGEGG from the coding sequence ATGAGACCGCATATTCTGGTCGTGGACGACGACGAAAAAATCACCTCGCTGCTGCGCCGAAGCCTGACCTTTGAAGGCTATGTCGTAGAGACGGCGAACAACGGGCTGGAAGGGCTGAAGCTGATGCTGACCTGCGATCCGGACCTGCTCGTTTTGGATGTCATGATGCCGCACGTGGACGGCTGGGAAGTGTGCCGGCGGGTGCGCGAGGGCGGAAGCGGCGTGCCGATTTTGATGCTGACGGCCAAGGACGACGTGCAGGACCGCGTGAAGGGGCTGGATCTGGGAGCCGACGATTATTTGGTCAAGCCGTTCGCGCTGGAGGAGCTGCTTGCCCGCGTCCGCGCCCTGCTCCGGCGCAAATCCGACAAGCTGGAGGAGCAGACGTCGCGCCTGCAGTTTGAGGACCTGACGCTCGATCTCGACTCTCGCGAGGCGATTCGCAGCGGCCGCCGCATCGATTTGACGGCGAAGGAATTCGACCTGCTGCTCCTGTTCATGCAAAATCCGCGGCGCGTGCTGACACGCGATTCCATCATGGACAAAATATGGGGCTACGACTACAGCGGGGAGTCCAACGTACTGGAGGTTTACATTGCCATGCTCCGGCAAAAAACGGAAGAGGGCGGGACGAAAAGGCTCATCCAGACCGTGCGCGGCACGGGCTATGTGCTGAGAGGGGAAGGAGGCTGA
- a CDS encoding S1C family serine protease, whose amino-acid sequence MDDQNKKHPFDDFFQTGGQSGKDEHYTEQDRSGGEDHKEEASGQEAGKSSYYYSYGPFKPGEQQMNAERDQAGSAGPVEMTPPQLRAFAPTQPSRSGWQVKEPRRTSFRAMFSSFLAGVVIVGGLMFAADRGNWFTFNQSLAATASNSSGGTSASGGGNVSTAADVVRPNNIAQIFQQASPAVVKIETYQNQQQQSGNQGSEFFNDPFFRQFFGDNYGDQGQGNNGGDSGQGSNNLVETGLGSGFFFDSNGYILTNEHVIDGADQIKVVVQGKSQPLVAKKLGSSYDLDLAVLKVEGTGFPTLPIGNSNNSAIGDWVVAIGNPDGFDHTVTVGVLSAKERPLDIPDNQGTRHYQHLLQTDASINPGNSGGPLINMNGEVIGINTAVSTQAQGIGFAIPSSTIQDVLDNLKANKPVPKTPQPFIGATLGDITPDIQQQLGLSDTDGAIVVNVLYKTPAYNADLRQYDIITGIDGTKYSAKEDMIAYIQKKKVGDKITLNVIRNGKTMDLTVTIGDKNQFPQAQQQ is encoded by the coding sequence ATGGACGATCAGAACAAAAAGCATCCTTTCGACGATTTCTTCCAAACCGGAGGACAAAGCGGGAAAGATGAGCACTATACCGAGCAGGACCGCAGTGGCGGAGAGGATCATAAGGAAGAAGCTTCCGGCCAGGAAGCGGGCAAATCGTCGTACTATTACTCTTACGGGCCGTTCAAGCCGGGCGAGCAGCAGATGAACGCGGAGCGTGACCAGGCCGGAAGCGCGGGCCCGGTGGAAATGACGCCGCCGCAGCTGCGGGCGTTCGCGCCGACGCAGCCTTCCCGGAGCGGCTGGCAGGTGAAAGAGCCGCGCCGGACGTCGTTCAGAGCGATGTTCTCCTCGTTCCTCGCTGGTGTCGTCATCGTTGGCGGTCTGATGTTCGCCGCCGACAGAGGGAACTGGTTCACGTTCAACCAGTCGCTTGCCGCGACCGCGTCGAACTCGTCGGGCGGAACCTCCGCTTCCGGCGGCGGAAACGTCTCGACCGCGGCCGACGTTGTACGGCCGAACAATATCGCGCAAATCTTCCAGCAGGCAAGTCCGGCTGTCGTAAAAATCGAAACCTATCAAAATCAGCAGCAGCAGTCAGGAAACCAAGGCAGCGAATTTTTCAACGATCCGTTCTTCCGTCAATTTTTCGGCGACAATTACGGCGATCAGGGCCAGGGCAACAACGGAGGAGACTCCGGTCAAGGCTCCAACAATTTGGTTGAAACCGGACTCGGCAGCGGCTTTTTCTTCGATTCTAACGGGTACATTTTGACGAATGAGCACGTAATCGACGGAGCCGACCAGATCAAAGTCGTGGTTCAAGGCAAGTCTCAGCCGCTCGTCGCCAAAAAGCTGGGCAGCAGCTACGATCTCGACCTGGCCGTTCTGAAAGTGGAAGGAACGGGCTTCCCGACGCTTCCGATCGGCAATTCGAACAACAGTGCCATCGGTGACTGGGTCGTCGCGATCGGCAATCCGGACGGCTTCGACCATACGGTAACGGTCGGCGTGCTCAGCGCGAAGGAGCGGCCGCTCGATATTCCGGATAACCAAGGCACGCGCCATTATCAGCATCTGCTGCAGACCGACGCTTCGATCAACCCGGGCAACTCCGGCGGCCCGCTGATCAACATGAACGGCGAAGTGATCGGCATCAACACGGCCGTCAGCACGCAGGCGCAGGGCATCGGCTTTGCGATTCCGTCCAGCACGATTCAGGATGTGCTTGATAATCTGAAAGCCAACAAGCCCGTTCCGAAAACGCCGCAGCCGTTTATCGGCGCGACGCTCGGCGATATTACGCCGGATATTCAGCAGCAGCTCGGACTTTCGGATACGGACGGCGCCATCGTGGTGAACGTGCTGTACAAAACGCCGGCCTATAACGCAGACCTTCGCCAATATGATATCATCACCGGAATCGACGGTACGAAGTATTCGGCAAAAGAAGATATGATCGCCTATATCCAAAAGAAGAAAGTCGGCGACAAGATCACGCTTAACGTCATTCGCAACGGCAAAACGATGGATTTGACCGTCACGATCGGCGACAAGAATCAATTTCCGCAGGCGCAGCAGCAATAA
- a CDS encoding YugN family protein, whose translation MIPLHSRLESVENEYVQAMAKLEEHQFALGGGWEYDRGSFDRFLDEGHKVWLRLPFRVLSGNLDGETDDNNARIRFGQPFVLKHLYREGTDPDAMTPAIGGTLNQFQDPENPDAEIEAKWIDKARQVLEHVEPLFP comes from the coding sequence ATGATTCCTCTTCATTCCAGGCTGGAGTCGGTGGAGAACGAGTATGTGCAGGCGATGGCGAAGCTGGAGGAGCATCAGTTTGCGCTCGGCGGCGGATGGGAATACGATCGCGGCTCGTTCGACCGTTTTCTCGACGAAGGGCACAAGGTTTGGCTGCGGCTGCCGTTCCGCGTCCTCAGCGGCAATCTCGACGGCGAGACGGACGACAACAACGCGCGAATCCGTTTCGGGCAGCCGTTTGTACTGAAGCATCTGTACCGCGAAGGGACGGATCCGGACGCCATGACGCCGGCAATCGGCGGCACGCTGAACCAGTTCCAGGATCCCGAAAACCCAGACGCCGAAATCGAAGCGAAATGGATCGACAAGGCCAGACAGGTGCTCGAGCACGTTGAACCGCTATTTCCGTAA
- a CDS encoding response regulator — protein sequence MSGNEQWNVMIVDDHDMVRAGLRTYLMLEPKFNVVAEAGDGEDALKMLREGVPAGQPHVILMDLMMPRMDGVEATRAIMQEFPELKIVMLTSFLEDEKVVAAVEAGAVSYVLKTVSAEELIYALQGAVKGMPVMTSDVSQALTRGLRQRSAQGADEGLTEREKEVLLLIAEGRSNKEIADELHISIKTVKTHVSNLLMKCELEDRTQLAVYAHRKGWVKTG from the coding sequence ATGAGCGGGAATGAGCAGTGGAACGTGATGATCGTGGACGATCACGATATGGTGAGGGCCGGCCTGCGCACCTATTTGATGCTGGAGCCGAAATTTAACGTCGTAGCCGAAGCGGGCGACGGCGAGGACGCGCTTAAGATGCTGCGGGAAGGCGTTCCCGCCGGGCAGCCGCACGTCATTTTAATGGATCTGATGATGCCCCGGATGGACGGCGTCGAAGCGACCCGCGCGATCATGCAGGAGTTTCCCGAGCTGAAAATCGTCATGCTGACAAGCTTTCTGGAGGACGAAAAGGTGGTTGCGGCCGTCGAGGCCGGAGCGGTCAGCTACGTGCTCAAAACCGTTTCCGCTGAAGAGCTGATCTACGCGCTGCAGGGCGCCGTCAAAGGCATGCCGGTCATGACCTCGGATGTCTCGCAGGCGCTTACCCGCGGTCTTCGGCAGAGGTCTGCGCAAGGGGCGGACGAGGGACTTACCGAGCGGGAGAAGGAAGTGCTGCTGCTGATCGCGGAAGGGCGTTCGAACAAGGAGATCGCCGACGAGCTGCACATCAGCATTAAAACCGTCAAAACGCACGTCTCCAATCTGCTGATGAAATGCGAGCTCGAGGACCGGACGCAGCTGGCCGTCTACGCCCACCGCAAAGGCTGGGTAAAAACGGGATAG
- a CDS encoding HAMP domain-containing sensor histidine kinase, giving the protein MMVKLLRSGKLEMILLFLASSACSVLIWEFGCGTIDPERNSDLWIVVAAAFLLVSAAFGYFAAQRIQRRIDVLYLGIKQAAHGNYATRLPEDGARSFTALFQEFNDMLQSMDERMQWIQRSGEEQVMREAASNEAAVLEERKRLARDLHDTVSQQLFAIHMSASSLPKLLELDRERAGAVMDQLIQMSSMAQKQMRGFIAQLRPLELEGRSLREALDKWFPDYCRQNGLQGVLEWRVKEKLSEAKEHQLFLIIQEAMANIVKHAGAETALLTVAETERQIVMTLQDDGAGFRADQVKRGSYGLSTMRERASKLGGDASIISKPGSGTRVRVTLPNYINEGAETVDERE; this is encoded by the coding sequence ATGATGGTTAAATTGCTCCGAAGCGGCAAATTGGAAATGATTTTGCTGTTCCTCGCCTCTTCGGCTTGTTCCGTCCTTATTTGGGAATTTGGCTGCGGCACGATCGATCCCGAGCGTAACAGCGATTTGTGGATCGTCGTGGCCGCCGCCTTTTTGCTTGTCAGTGCGGCGTTCGGCTATTTTGCCGCGCAGCGCATTCAGCGCCGCATCGATGTGCTCTACCTCGGCATCAAGCAGGCGGCGCACGGCAATTACGCTACGCGGCTGCCGGAGGACGGGGCCCGTTCGTTTACGGCGCTGTTCCAGGAATTTAACGATATGCTGCAGTCGATGGACGAGCGGATGCAGTGGATTCAGCGCTCAGGCGAAGAGCAGGTCATGCGGGAGGCGGCTTCCAACGAAGCCGCGGTGCTTGAGGAACGCAAACGGCTCGCCCGGGATTTGCACGATACGGTCAGTCAGCAGCTGTTCGCGATCCATATGTCCGCTTCCTCGCTGCCGAAGCTGCTGGAGCTCGACAGAGAGCGCGCCGGGGCGGTTATGGACCAGCTCATCCAGATGTCTTCGATGGCGCAGAAGCAGATGCGCGGCTTCATCGCGCAGCTTCGGCCGCTTGAGCTGGAAGGGCGCTCGCTGCGCGAGGCGCTCGACAAGTGGTTTCCCGATTACTGCCGGCAGAACGGGCTTCAGGGCGTACTGGAATGGCGGGTGAAGGAAAAGCTGTCGGAGGCGAAGGAACACCAGCTTTTCCTTATTATTCAGGAGGCGATGGCGAATATCGTCAAGCATGCGGGGGCTGAAACCGCGCTGCTGACCGTCGCCGAGACCGAGCGGCAAATCGTCATGACGCTGCAGGACGACGGCGCCGGCTTCCGGGCCGATCAGGTGAAGCGGGGCTCGTACGGGCTGTCGACGATGCGCGAGCGCGCAAGCAAGCTGGGCGGAGACGCCTCGATTATCAGCAAGCCGGGAAGCGGAACGCGCGTGCGCGTGACGCTGCCGAATTATATCAATGAAGGAGCCGAGACTGTCGATGAGCGGGAATGA
- the liaF gene encoding cell wall-active antibiotics response protein LiaF — translation MNGQFVSRLMWGLFIIVIGIGLLMRQTGFIHIDIGEVVRLFWPAFLIFLGLQGLLRRAVSGGGSYWGSWILMIVGAAFLSRNFGFFFNWQTHDLVQSIVPLVIILFGLRMIMRPRKRNTAAPSDEWKAYSYGPTDDSVPPAPPLHPDPTKSSPDDREKGAPFSEGEAGPADAGTRTGYDQQSSGIPDSGGRYYGKHGFHGMHRGYRMERKMDRWERKAERMRERLEYHARRHAGRHNRTEWWNYDPNVQNRSGFIGDIYVGQDYWELKPMNISHFIGDTVLDLTKAQILPGETRINISSFIGDVKVFLPNDFEIGVNVVSSAFIGDVAVLDRKEGGMFRNMNVETPYFHETDKKIKLVVSTFIGDVRVSKVG, via the coding sequence ATGAACGGACAATTTGTAAGCCGGTTAATGTGGGGATTGTTCATTATCGTAATCGGGATCGGCTTATTGATGAGGCAGACCGGCTTTATCCACATCGACATCGGGGAAGTCGTTCGCCTGTTCTGGCCGGCGTTTCTGATCTTTCTCGGTCTGCAGGGGCTGCTTCGGCGGGCGGTCAGCGGCGGCGGCTCTTACTGGGGCAGCTGGATTCTGATGATTGTCGGCGCGGCGTTTCTCAGCCGCAATTTCGGTTTCTTCTTCAATTGGCAGACGCACGACCTGGTTCAGTCCATCGTCCCGCTCGTCATCATTTTGTTCGGGCTCCGCATGATCATGAGACCGAGGAAACGGAACACAGCCGCCCCTTCCGACGAATGGAAGGCATACAGTTACGGGCCTACGGACGATTCCGTGCCGCCGGCTCCGCCGCTTCATCCCGACCCGACGAAGTCGTCGCCGGACGATCGGGAGAAAGGCGCGCCCTTTTCCGAGGGAGAAGCGGGGCCGGCGGATGCTGGCACCCGCACCGGGTATGATCAGCAGTCGTCCGGTATTCCGGATTCGGGCGGACGCTACTACGGGAAGCATGGCTTTCACGGCATGCATCGCGGCTATCGGATGGAACGCAAGATGGACCGCTGGGAGCGAAAAGCCGAACGGATGCGCGAGCGGCTCGAATATCACGCCCGGAGGCATGCGGGCCGCCATAATCGGACCGAATGGTGGAATTACGATCCGAACGTGCAGAACCGGTCCGGCTTTATCGGCGATATTTATGTCGGGCAGGATTACTGGGAGCTGAAGCCGATGAACATCTCCCATTTTATCGGCGATACGGTGCTCGATCTGACGAAGGCGCAAATTTTGCCCGGCGAGACCCGCATCAACATCTCGTCGTTTATCGGCGATGTCAAAGTATTCCTGCCGAACGATTTCGAAATCGGCGTCAACGTCGTATCGAGCGCGTTCATCGGCGACGTCGCGGTGCTTGACCGCAAGGAAGGCGGCATGTTCCGGAATATGAACGTGGAAACGCCGTATTTTCATGAAACGGACAAAAAAATCAAGCTGGTCGTCAGCACGTTTATCGGCGACGTTCGCGTCTCGAAGGTGGGGTAG
- a CDS encoding ammonium transporter, with protein sequence MDMATLSKGLDTIWVVLTAAMILLMEGGFALLEAGFVRQKNAVSIIMKVFVDITFGALIFYFFGFGLMYGKDAGGLIGTSGFMLGGDLSHIKLNISHDTFWLFQCAFVIAVISIVSGAVAERIHFRAYILYTIVMTGFIYPLAGHWVWEVDGWLYKLGMIDFAGSAVIHALGGFSALAAAIFIGPRIGKFMPDGKAGIVPPSNLPLASVGAFILWFGWFGFNSGSTLSATNGSIGHIAVTTMLAASAGGAACILFTMFRYQKADPPMVINGSLAGLVGITAGCSFVSDGAAIFIGIVCGIAMVFATEMLERRRIDDPVGAFAVHGISGSLGTLAVGLFAKPELLGAGHAYGLFYGGGWKLLGVQALGLATVSVWGFALTWAAFWLIRKAMPVRVSKDEELIGLDVGIHGVPAYNQEHDFLDLDRLKAEN encoded by the coding sequence ATGGATATGGCCACGCTGTCGAAGGGGCTCGACACGATATGGGTCGTCCTGACGGCGGCCATGATACTGCTGATGGAGGGCGGCTTCGCGCTGCTGGAGGCCGGCTTCGTCAGACAAAAGAACGCCGTCAGCATTATTATGAAGGTGTTCGTCGATATCACGTTCGGCGCGCTTATTTTTTATTTCTTCGGGTTCGGGCTGATGTACGGCAAAGACGCCGGCGGCCTGATCGGTACGTCCGGCTTTATGCTGGGCGGCGATCTGTCGCATATCAAGCTGAATATCTCTCACGATACGTTCTGGCTGTTCCAATGCGCCTTCGTCATCGCGGTCATCTCCATCGTCTCGGGCGCCGTCGCCGAGCGCATTCATTTTCGCGCTTACATCCTGTATACGATTGTGATGACGGGATTTATTTATCCGCTGGCCGGCCATTGGGTGTGGGAAGTCGACGGCTGGCTGTACAAGCTCGGGATGATCGATTTCGCCGGTTCCGCGGTCATCCACGCGCTAGGCGGCTTCTCGGCGCTGGCGGCAGCGATCTTCATCGGTCCGCGGATCGGCAAATTTATGCCGGACGGCAAAGCCGGCATCGTTCCGCCTTCGAATCTGCCGCTCGCTTCGGTCGGCGCGTTTATTCTCTGGTTCGGCTGGTTCGGCTTTAACTCGGGCAGCACGCTCAGCGCTACGAACGGCTCGATCGGCCATATCGCCGTCACGACGATGCTCGCCGCTTCCGCCGGAGGCGCGGCCTGCATCCTGTTCACCATGTTCCGGTATCAAAAGGCAGATCCGCCGATGGTCATCAACGGATCGCTTGCCGGCCTTGTCGGTATTACCGCCGGCTGCTCGTTCGTATCGGACGGCGCGGCGATCTTCATCGGTATCGTATGCGGCATTGCGATGGTGTTTGCGACCGAAATGCTAGAACGCAGACGGATCGACGATCCCGTCGGCGCCTTCGCCGTTCACGGCATCAGCGGCAGTCTCGGCACGCTCGCCGTCGGCCTGTTCGCGAAGCCGGAGCTGCTCGGCGCAGGCCACGCCTACGGCCTGTTCTACGGCGGCGGGTGGAAGCTGCTCGGCGTACAAGCGCTTGGACTTGCAACCGTTTCGGTCTGGGGCTTCGCGCTCACCTGGGCCGCTTTCTGGCTCATCCGCAAGGCAATGCCGGTGCGCGTTTCGAAGGATGAGGAGCTGATCGGTCTCGATGTCGGCATTCACGGCGTGCCGGCCTATAATCAGGAGCACGACTTTCTCGATTTGGACCGGCTGAAGGCCGAAAATTAA
- a CDS encoding RNA polymerase sigma factor, which produces MNNEFSPIGCGDSVQDQQREEKLLELYSQMIRVAYSKCRNKSDAQDAVQEAWVRILMKQDTLREQSKLSSWAKTITANVAININRQTMRAQASRLFDPAGETAGGGETALMLEIAELLSQLDSRSRTMLLYKFYYGFKDQEIADRMHIPVGTVKARIHRSKVQLKQWMGGMQQG; this is translated from the coding sequence ATGAACAATGAGTTTTCACCGATCGGTTGCGGCGATAGCGTGCAGGATCAGCAGCGTGAGGAGAAACTACTTGAACTTTACAGTCAGATGATTCGCGTCGCTTACTCAAAATGCAGAAACAAATCGGATGCGCAGGATGCGGTGCAGGAGGCGTGGGTGCGCATTTTAATGAAGCAGGACACGTTAAGGGAACAGAGCAAGCTCTCTTCATGGGCCAAGACGATTACGGCCAACGTCGCGATCAACATTAACCGCCAGACGATGCGGGCGCAGGCTTCCAGGCTGTTCGACCCGGCAGGCGAAACGGCCGGAGGCGGCGAAACGGCGCTGATGCTGGAAATTGCGGAGCTGCTGTCGCAGCTGGATTCGCGGTCGAGGACCATGCTATTATATAAATTTTATTACGGATTCAAGGATCAGGAAATCGCAGACAGAATGCATATCCCCGTCGGCACGGTAAAAGCCCGCATTCACCGCAGCAAGGTGCAGCTGAAGCAGTGGATGGGCGGGATGCAGCAGGGCTAA
- a CDS encoding 3D domain-containing protein → MMTSFFSARRRLGLVTLLSIALFAGSVPAEGTAAGEEEAKPSEADRRAGAAAHKEDALPAVLWNDTAGAKARQVQVIATGYTAGVESTGKRPGHPLYGITYSGVKVRRGAVSTIAADPKVFPIGTLLYVPGYGYAIVADTGSAIKGRKIDLYFETKKQVFQQWGKRKVVVRVLRQGSGRLTEASLNALNEAVAAEKRLPGKRLES, encoded by the coding sequence ATGATGACAAGCTTTTTTTCGGCCCGGCGGCGTCTGGGTCTCGTCACGCTACTTAGCATTGCGCTGTTTGCCGGCTCCGTCCCTGCGGAAGGAACCGCTGCCGGCGAAGAGGAAGCGAAGCCGTCCGAGGCCGACAGGCGCGCGGGAGCCGCTGCACATAAAGAAGATGCTTTGCCGGCCGTTCTCTGGAACGATACGGCGGGCGCGAAGGCCCGGCAGGTGCAGGTCATCGCCACCGGCTACACGGCAGGCGTGGAATCGACCGGCAAAAGACCGGGCCATCCGCTGTACGGCATTACGTATTCCGGGGTTAAAGTCAGACGCGGCGCGGTATCGACGATCGCGGCGGACCCCAAAGTGTTTCCGATCGGCACGCTGCTGTACGTTCCCGGTTACGGCTATGCGATCGTAGCCGATACGGGGTCAGCGATCAAAGGCCGGAAGATCGACCTTTATTTTGAAACGAAAAAGCAGGTTTTCCAGCAGTGGGGCAAGCGCAAGGTCGTCGTGCGGGTGCTGCGGCAGGGAAGCGGGCGGCTTACCGAAGCTTCGCTGAACGCGCTGAACGAAGCCGTCGCCGCCGAGAAGCGTCTGCCCGGCAAAAGGCTGGAATCGTGA